A single region of the Sorghum bicolor cultivar BTx623 chromosome 7, Sorghum_bicolor_NCBIv3, whole genome shotgun sequence genome encodes:
- the LOC110436806 gene encoding uncharacterized protein LOC110436806, with protein sequence MSESMSFHAGGLFATRVPYNPETCVGLKAALVEPASAHLHVAEPVRRSARSITMATMRTDRCSNGCTCNTPFCMMTTTPSCVDDYSLLFCKLCDRRMDDCTIYMYMSMGFCTEECRNEYFLEYRYRVAMAMEAESRRTRSEARKKAPVAEGEAAIGYRSIFFTCTEVESFL encoded by the exons ATGTCAGAAAGCATGTCATTCCACGCAGGAGGACTGTTCGCGACCAGGGTCCCATACAACCCAGAGACTTGTGTTGGTCTCAAGGCAGCCCTCGTGGAGCCCGCGTCGGCGCATCTCCATGTGGCCGAGCCCGTTCGCCGCAGTGCCCGCAGCATCACCATGGCGACGATGAGAACCGACCGATGCAGCAATGGCTGCACTTGCAATACCCCCTTCTGCATGATGACCACCACCCCTTCCTGCGTCGACGATTATTCTCTCTTATTTTGCAAGCTCTGCGACCGCCGCATGGATGACTGCACCATCTACATGTACAT GAGCATGGGGTTCTGCACGGAAGAGTGCAGGAATGAGTATTTCCTGGAGTACAGGTATAGGGTCGCCATGGCCATGGAGGCCGAGAGCAGGAGGACCAGGAGCGAGGCAAGGAAGAAGGCGCCGGTGGCGGAAGGTGAAGCAGCTATCGGCTACAGGAGCATCTTCTTCACTTGTACCGAGGTCGAGTCGTTCCTTTAG